From one Blastocatellia bacterium genomic stretch:
- a CDS encoding response regulator encodes MSSRVLLAIADPQLRRAATEALNAARIQNMSADDGTTAFNLLKTLPPDVLVAEIALPGKDGYALCQYVRQEPPLQSVPVVLLDNHFDAINRKIASRAGATVYLSQPFTSSELVEVVQRLLESKAAVSDVAPVPVEIATPEAEPLEIAAPEAAPEAEPPPVTLDRGRGEEATPSPVVTQARSAELALEPYTQSAALARRDTPAPPQPRSNFKYYVAALLIVLAGIAVAIWLRMRPAETLQAPPPIAATEPSPDDSRAAADQPDSSPAAEPAIGAEPGPEATPSVPGPEPSRPAPPASTSSAQAVRGEPPAIHRPPGSRPNVDARRQEPRPVGTAAPLRQGSLATPLRRPPDTPTARPPTVSSNTIGDQWRKGGHEMALVGEHFTSGVKHFGKGGGKAFLWLGRKIGSGLKRVGSAVRRAF; translated from the coding sequence ATGTCGAGCCGAGTTTTGCTTGCCATTGCCGATCCGCAGCTTCGGCGCGCGGCCACCGAGGCGCTGAATGCCGCGCGGATTCAAAACATGAGCGCCGACGACGGCACGACCGCCTTCAATCTGCTGAAGACGCTGCCGCCCGACGTGCTGGTCGCCGAGATTGCGCTGCCCGGCAAGGATGGCTATGCGCTTTGCCAGTATGTCAGGCAGGAGCCGCCGCTCCAGTCCGTGCCGGTGGTGCTTCTCGATAACCATTTCGACGCCATCAATCGCAAGATCGCTTCAAGAGCCGGAGCGACCGTCTACCTGAGCCAACCCTTTACTTCAAGCGAGCTGGTCGAGGTGGTCCAGAGGCTTCTTGAGAGCAAAGCCGCAGTCAGCGATGTCGCGCCGGTGCCCGTTGAAATTGCAACGCCTGAAGCAGAGCCGCTTGAAATTGCAGCCCCCGAAGCAGCGCCCGAGGCCGAGCCGCCGCCGGTCACTCTTGACCGAGGCCGCGGCGAAGAAGCGACGCCATCGCCGGTCGTTACTCAAGCGCGCTCTGCCGAGCTTGCCCTTGAGCCTTACACACAGAGCGCCGCGCTGGCACGGCGCGACACGCCAGCGCCGCCACAGCCGCGCAGCAATTTTAAGTATTATGTGGCGGCGCTGCTTATCGTGCTTGCCGGCATTGCCGTCGCAATCTGGCTGCGTATGCGGCCCGCAGAGACGTTGCAGGCGCCGCCGCCGATTGCCGCGACTGAGCCGTCACCTGACGATTCCCGCGCCGCGGCGGATCAGCCCGATAGCTCCCCGGCTGCGGAACCGGCCATCGGTGCCGAGCCTGGCCCCGAAGCAACGCCATCCGTGCCAGGCCCTGAGCCTTCTCGGCCCGCTCCACCTGCCTCGACCTCCAGCGCGCAAGCCGTCCGAGGCGAGCCGCCAGCGATTCATCGTCCGCCCGGCTCGCGGCCAAATGTTGATGCGCGCCGGCAGGAGCCGCGGCCTGTGGGAACCGCTGCGCCACTGCGCCAGGGCTCGCTGGCTACGCCTCTGCGCCGCCCGCCCGATACACCGACGGCTCGCCCGCCGACTGTAAGCTCGAATACAATTGGCGATCAATGGCGCAAAGGCGGCCACGAGATGGCGCTGGTCGGCGAGCACTTCACCAGCGGCGTTAAACATTTCGGCAAAGGCGGCGGGAAAGCGTTTCTCTGGCTCGGAAGGAAGATCGGCAGCGGGCTCAAGCGCGTCGGCAGCGCGGTCAGGCGCGCGTTTTAG
- a CDS encoding translocation/assembly module TamB domain-containing protein, which produces MATPGWARRHKRQLMIAGGSFLLIIIALALFGVYYIRSGRLNHFIIVQVQRALADYGVRAEVGGLDLSWGIRTAKAHDIKLYNQQTDQLIGTIDNVEIVVEIPNPFALRLRREIIFKRVELNNLQAYVEIDAQGKTNFAGLHNPPPSAPSRISFDFSGLVGTLTTGTLHVNDQAHQITGDLENLHAVASPVATGLGTNLQFTAGTSHLRYQGRDTSIDSLDMAADVGLTGVTLDHFNLRSPLGEVNTSGKLDTLAGLSYNANLQTRVALAEVSRVLAPDLRLQGAAAFNGNLSGDGAKYKITGALTGEDLTAAGDRVRAASVEDINVESDGERITFTSSRAHATAAAVAGNQLAGVQISGINGEIKDGVTLANVQHLAVGRVGLAQGQVQDIRAGDIRAEIRDGRTLATVRQVTVARVALKAGQINGITLRDTAANINGSVYQVKGSLDVRGGQVRGTQIGPVRGQLVADNNAVALNRFNASLMGGTATGDAVIATGRRGASRLTASLNNLKTGEVFKLLEVNNQPLTGSINSQVRVSWPGTNFESLSGNLSAHLTAETTQTDSAIPVTGDVAVRAQSGNFNVEQLTLATNASQLTASGRVAAKGDSSDLNFSLTSTHAEELQTIAYSINSVKDAVASYEPRLAGDFRFDGRVSGSLSDPAIEGDLNAANIGAHDQPVGSLTGHVRLTPQEVAFENGVLATVDGGSARFTYSAPRAEVATSGRLDATIDHINIETITSAAGLSSQQKLITGSLNGEAHLTGLPGSPTGTATLTLNNGTIEGQAAENANASLVFDGRTARLDRADLRFAQGQLTASGQYDLKTNDFQLQARADNVDLNQLATSLNLSASVTGTAGATVQATGNTKDLGELKVEATAQGKDVTINGRSAGELSLTARTNPGGRVDVDFVTGIVGKPQAVHASIELRRPGRPITVESTFDNLDLAPLVAAFAPDAAVTGTVNGRLYVIGPIENADGEMTLDHLRGDLTLNTIALNVEGRAVNIQTPVSVIVNGPEVNLSQTRISGQGFDFRLGGTLALNGDAPVNFALTGAAHLAELGQVSPDLLLGGTIAVDARLTGKISDPRLAGEIRLEQISASGDALPLGIFNGNGRITLGADRITLESFTAQANDGNLNASGEVRLAGLRPQDWHFTAVGNNVNVIYEGASIIANANLDLTGNTDRQVLSGTINIPEGDYTTNLDFASMANGSGGADGLSFGSGSGGSTTGRGPLGLPPLGLDLRINAPGTLLIRNQQVNTVGTAALSIGGTATDPNITGRVAVEGGTIKLRAQRYDITTGTLDFPGGGSTPVVNLQTEADISNYHVYVGLQGPLDQMEVTLRSDPDLPRSDVLSLVATGHINSSTLASQDLVSSGLGAAASLLSEQFISQPTESLLGLNRFQIDPVLEPNSNPAARLTIGKQLTRDLSFTYSTNVGSEQDQSVIVEYILSNRFSGLASYTQGGTFNSGTTTDSNFTIEMRGRTRFALGFEQPVSSAPGRNTAPPRAPLPPAEVMLVNPAGVKLSNRKLRDLVPVETQGFSRALARLGERNLENYLQEQGYFFATVHSRCEPVECSGAPVRLFYDVQPGQRYDLDEIRLEGTNEIGMGDVGSDLQSKKASFVGAVPILKSLPLIGGLARGITSNDRIRRDRETIRNRMADLGFRSARVTSRIDTKPQSEDLVLIFHVDEGTRATVADVAFNGNTVFAANELRDRVALKEGEAFSPSKARETTKNVKVFYGDHGFLDATAPYTIVDLSADRVALQYNISEGPRAIVAAIEVTGQTKTREASIRRFFAFKEGDVLTPELIRHTQRDLYATGAFSEIAIRHEPMPGGNPDARRVTVRVTEAKPLLVVYGLGFSTDEGPRGSLQLTDTNLFGRANSISMRTRASFREQLLQLQYTDLRIWSSNWAATLSGFYDSNTNLHTLVQRRLVGGGTASNNGPSFGIQRFVVFLQAERKFSDITALRFRYSFENSKLSNPQDIPLEEIVRNEQAIRLGLFSAGLTRDTRNSALNPTKGELISVEHSIAARPFGGNEAFNKFFANYQRYYQFDKMTPGLRDTVLAFAARLGLAKPYAVRGTGPNGAITEADEVLPISERFFAGGATTLRGFKFEQAGPQAILEPRNAMELPTLVPLGGDAMLVMNFELRYPLTKQLRLVPFYDFGNVFRRVSDMSFGGMTHTIGLGLRLDTPIGPVGIDYGYLLNPPSFMSATGVILRQPQGVIHIRFGQTF; this is translated from the coding sequence GTGGCTACTCCAGGCTGGGCCAGACGCCACAAACGCCAACTGATGATTGCCGGGGGCAGTTTTCTCCTGATCATCATTGCGCTTGCCCTGTTTGGCGTTTACTACATCCGTTCCGGGCGACTCAACCACTTCATCATCGTCCAGGTGCAACGGGCGCTTGCCGATTACGGCGTGCGCGCGGAGGTCGGCGGCCTCGACCTGTCGTGGGGCATACGCACCGCCAAGGCGCACGACATCAAGCTCTACAATCAGCAGACCGATCAACTGATCGGCACGATTGATAACGTTGAAATTGTCGTCGAGATTCCTAACCCCTTCGCCCTGCGCCTGCGACGCGAGATCATCTTCAAGCGCGTCGAGCTCAACAACCTGCAAGCCTATGTCGAGATAGACGCGCAGGGAAAGACGAACTTCGCCGGACTGCACAACCCGCCGCCGAGCGCGCCGAGCCGCATCAGCTTCGATTTTTCGGGACTCGTCGGCACGCTCACCACCGGCACGCTGCACGTCAACGATCAAGCGCACCAGATCACCGGCGACCTGGAAAATCTCCATGCGGTCGCGAGCCCGGTGGCCACGGGCTTAGGGACCAACCTGCAATTCACCGCCGGCACCAGCCACTTGCGTTACCAGGGGCGCGACACCAGCATCGATAGCCTGGACATGGCCGCCGACGTTGGACTGACCGGGGTAACGCTCGATCACTTCAACCTGCGCTCGCCTCTGGGCGAAGTCAACACCAGCGGCAAGCTCGACACGCTGGCCGGCTTGAGTTACAACGCCAACCTCCAGACGCGTGTCGCGCTCGCCGAAGTCTCGCGGGTTCTGGCTCCCGACCTGCGCTTGCAAGGCGCGGCCGCCTTTAACGGCAACCTCAGCGGCGACGGCGCGAAGTACAAGATCACCGGCGCGCTGACCGGCGAAGACCTGACCGCAGCGGGCGACCGCGTGCGCGCCGCAAGCGTCGAAGACATCAACGTCGAATCCGACGGTGAGCGCATCACTTTCACGAGCAGCCGCGCTCACGCCACGGCGGCCGCCGTCGCCGGCAATCAACTGGCCGGCGTCCAGATCAGCGGCATCAACGGCGAGATCAAAGACGGCGTGACGCTGGCCAACGTGCAACACCTGGCGGTCGGGCGCGTCGGCTTAGCTCAAGGTCAGGTGCAGGACATTCGCGCCGGCGACATCCGCGCCGAAATCCGCGACGGGCGAACGCTGGCGACGGTGCGACAGGTGACCGTCGCGCGGGTGGCGCTCAAGGCCGGGCAGATCAACGGCATCACGCTGCGCGACACGGCGGCCAACATCAACGGCAGCGTCTATCAAGTCAAAGGCAGTCTCGACGTGCGCGGTGGCCAGGTACGCGGCACACAGATCGGCCCCGTGCGCGGCCAACTGGTCGCCGATAACAACGCCGTGGCGCTCAACCGCTTCAACGCGTCGTTGATGGGCGGCACCGCCACCGGCGACGCCGTCATCGCCACAGGCCGGCGCGGCGCGTCACGTTTGACCGCCAGTCTCAACAACCTGAAGACCGGCGAAGTCTTCAAGCTCCTCGAAGTCAACAACCAGCCGCTCACCGGCAGCATCAATAGCCAGGTGCGCGTCAGCTGGCCCGGCACCAACTTTGAATCGCTGAGCGGCAACCTGTCGGCGCACCTGACGGCGGAGACGACGCAGACCGACAGCGCCATCCCTGTGACCGGCGATGTCGCCGTCCGCGCCCAGAGCGGCAACTTCAACGTCGAGCAGTTGACGCTGGCGACCAACGCCTCGCAGTTGACCGCCAGCGGGCGCGTCGCCGCAAAAGGCGACTCGTCTGATCTGAATTTCTCGCTCACTTCGACCCATGCCGAAGAGCTACAGACCATCGCTTACTCGATCAACAGCGTCAAAGATGCGGTGGCGTCGTACGAGCCGCGACTGGCCGGCGACTTCCGCTTCGACGGGCGCGTCAGCGGCTCGTTGAGCGACCCGGCAATCGAAGGCGACCTGAACGCCGCCAACATCGGCGCGCACGATCAGCCGGTCGGCAGCCTGACGGGTCACGTCCGGCTGACGCCGCAAGAGGTGGCTTTTGAAAATGGCGTGCTGGCGACGGTCGACGGCGGCTCGGCGCGCTTCACTTACTCAGCGCCGCGCGCCGAAGTCGCGACCTCTGGCCGCTTGGACGCCACCATCGATCACATCAACATTGAAACGATCACCTCAGCCGCCGGCCTGTCGAGCCAGCAGAAATTGATCACGGGCAGCTTGAATGGCGAAGCCCACCTGACAGGCTTGCCCGGCTCGCCGACCGGGACCGCGACCCTGACGCTGAACAACGGCACGATTGAAGGCCAGGCGGCAGAGAACGCCAACGCCAGTCTGGTCTTTGATGGGCGCACGGCAAGGCTTGACCGCGCCGACCTGCGATTCGCGCAGGGCCAGTTGACCGCCAGCGGCCAGTACGATCTGAAGACGAATGATTTCCAACTGCAAGCCCGCGCCGACAACGTTGACCTGAATCAACTGGCGACTTCGCTCAACCTCTCGGCCAGCGTCACTGGCACGGCGGGCGCGACCGTGCAGGCGACTGGCAACACCAAAGACCTCGGCGAGCTAAAGGTCGAAGCGACGGCTCAGGGCAAGGACGTGACGATCAACGGGCGCAGCGCCGGCGAGCTGAGCTTGACGGCGCGCACCAACCCCGGCGGCCGCGTTGACGTTGATTTCGTAACCGGCATCGTTGGCAAGCCTCAAGCCGTTCACGCCAGCATCGAGCTGCGCCGACCGGGCCGCCCGATCACCGTCGAATCCACTTTCGATAATCTCGATCTCGCGCCGCTGGTCGCCGCCTTCGCGCCCGACGCGGCAGTCACAGGCACAGTGAATGGCCGGCTCTACGTCATCGGCCCGATTGAAAACGCCGATGGCGAGATGACGCTCGATCACCTGCGCGGCGACCTTACGCTCAATACCATCGCGCTCAACGTCGAAGGCCGCGCCGTCAACATTCAGACGCCGGTCTCGGTGATCGTCAACGGCCCTGAAGTCAATCTCAGCCAGACGCGCATCTCCGGCCAGGGATTCGATTTTAGATTAGGCGGCACGCTCGCACTGAACGGCGACGCGCCCGTGAATTTCGCGCTCACCGGCGCGGCCCACCTCGCAGAGCTTGGCCAGGTGAGCCCGGACCTCTTGCTCGGCGGCACCATCGCGGTTGACGCGCGGCTGACCGGCAAGATCAGCGACCCGCGCCTGGCGGGCGAGATTCGCCTTGAGCAGATTTCGGCATCCGGCGACGCTCTGCCGCTCGGCATCTTCAACGGCAATGGCCGCATCACGCTCGGCGCCGACCGCATCACGCTCGAAAGCTTCACGGCGCAGGCCAACGACGGCAACCTGAATGCCAGCGGCGAGGTGCGCCTCGCCGGGCTGCGCCCGCAAGACTGGCACTTCACCGCCGTCGGCAACAACGTCAACGTGATTTACGAAGGCGCGTCGATCATCGCCAACGCCAACCTTGACCTGACGGGCAACACAGACCGCCAGGTGTTGAGCGGCACGATCAACATTCCCGAAGGCGACTACACCACGAATCTCGACTTTGCCAGCATGGCCAACGGCAGCGGCGGCGCCGATGGCTTGAGCTTTGGCAGCGGCAGCGGCGGTTCGACCACAGGCCGAGGGCCGCTCGGCTTGCCGCCTCTCGGCCTCGACCTGCGCATCAACGCGCCGGGCACGTTGTTGATCCGCAATCAGCAAGTCAACACCGTCGGCACGGCGGCGCTGTCGATTGGCGGCACGGCGACCGACCCGAATATCACCGGGCGCGTGGCGGTCGAAGGCGGCACGATCAAGCTGCGCGCACAGCGTTACGACATCACCACCGGCACGCTCGACTTTCCGGGCGGCGGCTCGACCCCTGTGGTCAATCTCCAGACCGAAGCCGACATCAGCAACTATCACGTTTATGTCGGACTGCAAGGGCCGCTCGATCAGATGGAAGTGACGCTGCGCTCCGACCCCGACCTGCCGCGCTCGGACGTGCTATCGCTGGTGGCGACCGGCCACATCAATTCGAGCACGCTCGCCAGCCAGGACCTGGTTTCGTCGGGGCTGGGCGCGGCGGCCTCGCTGCTCTCCGAGCAGTTCATCTCGCAGCCGACCGAATCGCTGCTCGGACTGAATCGCTTCCAGATCGATCCGGTGCTTGAGCCTAACTCGAACCCGGCGGCGCGGCTGACGATTGGCAAACAGCTGACACGCGATCTGTCGTTCACCTACTCGACCAACGTCGGCAGCGAGCAAGATCAGAGCGTCATCGTCGAGTACATTTTGTCGAACCGCTTTTCCGGCCTTGCCTCGTACACGCAAGGCGGCACGTTCAACAGCGGCACGACGACCGACAGCAACTTCACCATCGAGATGCGCGGGCGCACGCGCTTTGCGCTCGGCTTTGAACAACCTGTGAGCAGCGCGCCGGGCCGCAACACCGCGCCGCCGCGCGCCCCGCTGCCGCCCGCCGAAGTCATGCTGGTCAACCCCGCCGGGGTGAAGCTGAGCAACCGCAAGCTGCGCGATCTGGTGCCGGTCGAAACTCAGGGCTTCAGCCGCGCGCTGGCACGGTTAGGCGAGCGCAACCTGGAAAATTACCTGCAAGAGCAGGGCTACTTCTTTGCGACCGTGCATTCGCGCTGCGAGCCTGTGGAGTGCAGCGGCGCGCCCGTCCGCCTGTTTTACGACGTGCAGCCGGGGCAGCGTTACGACCTGGACGAGATTCGTCTCGAAGGCACGAACGAGATCGGCATGGGCGATGTCGGCAGCGACCTGCAATCAAAGAAAGCGAGCTTCGTCGGGGCTGTGCCAATACTCAAATCGCTGCCGCTGATTGGCGGGCTGGCGCGCGGCATCACCAGCAACGACCGCATTCGCCGCGACCGCGAAACCATTCGCAATCGCATGGCCGACCTCGGCTTCCGCTCGGCGCGCGTCACGTCGCGCATTGATACCAAGCCGCAGAGCGAAGACCTGGTGCTGATCTTCCACGTTGACGAAGGCACGCGCGCGACCGTCGCCGACGTCGCCTTCAACGGCAACACCGTCTTTGCCGCAAACGAGCTGCGTGACCGCGTGGCGCTCAAGGAAGGCGAAGCCTTCTCGCCGAGCAAGGCCCGCGAGACGACCAAGAACGTCAAGGTGTTTTATGGCGATCACGGCTTCCTGGACGCGACCGCGCCGTACACGATTGTTGATCTGTCGGCGGATCGCGTCGCGCTGCAATACAACATCAGCGAAGGCCCGCGCGCTATCGTCGCCGCGATTGAGGTGACCGGTCAGACCAAGACCCGCGAAGCCTCGATCCGCCGTTTCTTCGCTTTCAAAGAAGGCGACGTGCTGACGCCCGAGTTGATTCGCCACACGCAGCGCGACCTCTACGCGACCGGCGCCTTCAGCGAAATCGCCATCCGCCACGAGCCGATGCCGGGCGGCAACCCGGACGCCCGCCGCGTCACCGTGCGAGTGACCGAAGCGAAGCCTCTGCTCGTGGTTTATGGTCTCGGCTTTTCAACCGACGAAGGGCCGCGCGGCTCGCTGCAACTGACCGACACCAACCTGTTCGGGCGGGCGAATTCAATCTCGATGCGGACGCGCGCCAGCTTCCGCGAGCAGCTCTTACAGTTGCAGTACACAGACCTGCGCATCTGGAGCAGCAACTGGGCAGCGACGCTGTCGGGATTTTATGACAGTAATACCAACCTGCACACACTGGTGCAGCGGCGGCTGGTCGGCGGCGGCACCGCGTCGAACAATGGGCCGAGCTTTGGCATCCAGCGCTTCGTCGTCTTCCTGCAAGCCGAGCGCAAGTTCTCGGACATCACCGCGCTGCGTTTCCGTTACAGCTTCGAAAACAGCAAGCTGAGCAACCCGCAGGACATCCCGCTCGAAGAGATCGTCCGCAACGAGCAGGCGATACGGCTCGGCTTGTTTTCAGCCGGGCTGACGCGCGACACGCGCAACTCGGCGCTCAATCCGACGAAGGGCGAGCTCATTAGCGTCGAGCATTCGATTGCGGCGCGGCCTTTCGGCGGCAACGAAGCTTTCAATAAATTCTTTGCCAATTACCAGCGCTATTATCAATTCGACAAGATGACGCCGGGGCTCCGTGACACGGTGCTGGCGTTCGCGGCGCGCCTCGGACTGGCCAAGCCATACGCCGTCCGTGGCACCGGCCCGAACGGCGCGATCACTGAAGCCGACGAGGTACTGCCGATCAGCGAGCGCTTCTTTGCCGGCGGCGCGACGACGCTGCGCGGCTTTAAGTTCGAGCAGGCCGGGCCGCAAGCCATCCTCGAACCGCGCAATGCGATGGAGCTGCCGACGCTGGTGCCGCTGGGCGGCGATGCGATGCTGGTGATGAATTTCGAGCTGCGCTACCCGCTGACCAAACAATTGCGGCTGGTGCCGTTCTACGACTTTGGTAACGTCTTTCGCCGGGTGAGCGATATGAGCTTCGGCGGGATGACGCATACCATCGGGCTGGGATTGCGGCTCGACACGCCCATCGGCCCGGTCGGCATAGATTACGGATACCTGCTCAACCCGCCATCGTTTATGAGCGCCACCGGCGTCATCCTGCGACAGCCGCAAGGCGTCATCCACATCCGCTTCGGGCAGACCTTCTGA
- a CDS encoding ATP-binding protein, whose product MKDVAAYSNSPSNPLETIYQLIAAIGRAKQIEEIYEEALNGLQDTAAADRAAILLLEGDGVMRFKAWRGLSEQYRGAVEGHTPWTLEDTDPQPVLIANVEHAPMADGLRGALKREGIRAVAFIPLVSRGRLLGKFMVYYNAPHSYAASEVQLAQIIAGHVAFAIEQRRATQVLKASEECFSTAFKANPDPMAIHAIRDGRFVEVNDSFLRISGYARDEVVGHTIADLGFLADPSYFDRAARLLAEQGRLKEFEFEYCTRAGERRWGLMSAEIIQIGGEPYILSTTSDISARKQIEETTRLHRSVEEQLSLLIDASGVLLTSLDPEAVLKAVLDLSRRLVPADAYAVWRYRESAGRWEIGCAEGLSETYRQVTIDTLGAIPPSLVPTITSQDVEQDPLLAGRTDLYRAEGIRSLFAVPLHLYGENSGTIAFYFKDPHRFTQAEMRIATALANLASAAMTTAESFQEQRRLRVQAEESNRLKDEFLATVSHELRTPLTPLLGWTHMLRSQRVDAAMLASGLEVIERNVHAQTQIINDILDVSRIMTGKLRLDVRAVRLAPIIEAAIETVRHAATAKKIRLRTQLAQPDDDVHCDPDRLQQIVWNLLSNAIKFTPDGGEVSVALSRQTGGAEITVSDTGQGISADFLPHVFDRFRQADSSYTRKHGGLGLGLAIVRHLVELHGGTVEARSAGQNQGATFTVRLPLADPAGLLAPPVAATAEPEPRLSLAGARLLLVDDDEDTLAVLSLALRQSGAEVESAGSAALAFAAIRQSPPDVLICDIGMPEEDGYAFIERVRRLGGDQGGDVKAIALTAYAREEDRRRALASGFQHHLPKPIDPDELTALLASVIAE is encoded by the coding sequence ATGAAAGATGTTGCCGCCTATTCGAATTCGCCGTCTAACCCTCTCGAAACCATTTACCAGTTGATCGCGGCGATTGGCCGCGCCAAGCAGATCGAAGAAATTTACGAAGAAGCCTTGAACGGCTTGCAAGACACGGCGGCGGCGGATCGCGCCGCCATCCTGCTGCTGGAGGGCGACGGCGTGATGCGCTTCAAGGCATGGCGCGGGCTCTCCGAGCAATATCGCGGCGCCGTCGAAGGCCACACGCCCTGGACGCTGGAAGACACAGACCCGCAGCCTGTACTGATCGCCAACGTCGAGCATGCGCCGATGGCCGATGGCTTGCGCGGGGCGCTGAAGCGCGAAGGCATTCGCGCCGTCGCCTTCATCCCGCTGGTCAGCCGCGGGCGGCTGCTCGGCAAATTCATGGTCTACTACAATGCGCCGCACTCGTACGCCGCCAGTGAAGTGCAGCTCGCGCAGATCATCGCCGGCCACGTCGCCTTTGCCATCGAGCAGCGGCGCGCCACACAGGTTTTGAAGGCTTCCGAAGAGTGCTTCTCGACAGCCTTCAAAGCCAACCCCGACCCGATGGCGATCCACGCCATCCGCGATGGCCGCTTCGTCGAAGTCAACGACAGCTTCCTGCGCATCAGCGGCTACGCGCGCGACGAAGTCGTCGGCCACACGATTGCCGACCTTGGCTTTCTCGCCGACCCGAGCTATTTCGACCGTGCGGCGCGCCTGCTCGCGGAGCAGGGCCGGCTGAAAGAGTTCGAGTTTGAATATTGCACGCGCGCCGGCGAGCGGCGCTGGGGACTGATGTCTGCCGAGATCATTCAGATCGGCGGCGAGCCCTACATTCTCAGCACGACCAGCGACATCAGCGCGCGCAAGCAGATCGAAGAGACGACGCGCCTGCACCGCAGCGTCGAAGAGCAGCTTTCGCTGTTGATCGATGCGTCGGGCGTCTTGCTGACTTCGCTCGACCCGGAGGCGGTTCTCAAAGCCGTCCTCGACCTGTCGCGCCGGCTGGTGCCTGCCGATGCCTATGCCGTCTGGCGCTACAGAGAGAGCGCGGGCCGCTGGGAGATCGGCTGCGCCGAGGGCCTGTCGGAAACTTACCGGCAGGTGACGATAGATACGCTCGGGGCAATCCCGCCATCGCTGGTTCCAACCATTACGAGCCAGGACGTCGAGCAAGACCCGCTGCTCGCCGGTCGCACGGACCTGTACAGGGCCGAGGGCATTCGCTCGCTGTTCGCCGTGCCGCTGCACCTGTACGGCGAGAACTCTGGCACCATCGCCTTCTACTTCAAAGACCCGCATCGGTTCACCCAGGCAGAGATGCGCATCGCCACGGCGCTGGCGAATCTGGCGTCGGCGGCGATGACCACCGCCGAGTCGTTTCAAGAGCAGCGCCGCTTGCGCGTCCAGGCCGAAGAGTCGAACCGCTTGAAAGACGAATTCCTCGCCACCGTGTCACACGAGCTGCGCACGCCGCTGACGCCGCTGCTCGGCTGGACACACATGCTGCGCAGTCAGCGAGTGGACGCCGCGATGCTTGCCAGCGGGCTCGAAGTCATCGAGCGCAATGTGCATGCGCAGACTCAGATCATCAACGACATTCTTGACGTGTCGCGCATCATGACCGGCAAGCTGCGCCTGGATGTGCGGGCCGTGCGGCTGGCGCCGATCATCGAAGCCGCCATCGAAACCGTCCGCCATGCCGCCACCGCTAAAAAGATTCGCCTGCGCACACAGCTTGCGCAACCGGACGACGATGTTCACTGCGACCCCGACCGCTTGCAGCAGATTGTCTGGAACCTGTTGTCGAATGCCATCAAGTTCACCCCGGATGGCGGCGAGGTGAGCGTCGCGTTGTCCAGGCAAACAGGCGGCGCCGAGATCACCGTGAGCGACACGGGGCAGGGAATCAGCGCAGACTTTCTGCCGCATGTCTTCGACCGCTTCCGTCAGGCCGACAGCTCTTACACGCGCAAACATGGCGGCCTCGGCTTAGGGCTGGCGATTGTGCGCCATCTGGTCGAATTGCATGGCGGCACGGTCGAAGCTCGCAGCGCGGGCCAGAACCAGGGCGCGACCTTTACAGTTCGCTTGCCGCTCGCCGATCCGGCCGGTCTGCTTGCGCCGCCGGTTGCGGCTACCGCGGAGCCTGAGCCGCGCCTGTCGCTTGCCGGCGCGCGGCTGTTGCTTGTAGATGATGACGAAGATACGCTCGCCGTGTTGAGCCTGGCTTTGCGCCAGAGCGGCGCAGAGGTGGAGAGCGCCGGTTCGGCGGCGCTGGCGTTTGCGGCGATACGGCAATCGCCACCCGACGTGCTGATCTGTGACATCGGCATGCCCGAAGAGGATGGCTATGCCTTCATCGAGCGCGTGCGCCGCCTCGGGGGTGATCAGGGCGGCGATGTTAAGGCCATTGCTTTAACGGCCTACGCTCGCGAAGAAGATCGCCGCCGCGCATTGGCCAGCGGCTTTCAACACCACCTGCCGAAGCCCATCGATCCGGATGAGCTGACCGCCTTGCTCGCCAGTGTCATTGCTGAATAG
- a CDS encoding DUF3303 family protein, which yields MLFMVIERFKPGKAEEVYRRYREQGRMLPAGLRYVDSWIETNLSRCFQLMEADDAGLFDQWIAHWQDLVDFEILPVIKSGEAAERMTQLPK from the coding sequence ATGTTATTCATGGTGATCGAGCGTTTCAAGCCGGGCAAAGCCGAGGAGGTCTACCGCCGCTACCGCGAGCAAGGGCGCATGCTGCCCGCGGGCTTGCGTTATGTGGATAGCTGGATCGAGACGAATTTGAGCCGCTGCTTTCAGCTCATGGAAGCGGATGACGCCGGGCTCTTTGACCAGTGGATCGCCCACTGGCAAGACCTGGTTGATTTTGAAATCCTGCCGGTCATCAAATCAGGCGAGGCCGCCGAGCGCATGACCCAACTGCCCAAATGA